In Fusarium musae strain F31 chromosome 7, whole genome shotgun sequence, a single window of DNA contains:
- a CDS encoding hypothetical protein (EggNog:ENOG41): MDQFPQAEVTATDLSPTQPKWVPPNVRFEIDDATETWTWKDNAFDFVHMRYLFGAIQDWTALYQQAYRVCAPGGWVESVEADIHFRSDDGTAEEQEVYKLCNKLYEEGGKAIGRPFFVNELQPKGMEEARFVDIKTVDYKIPIGDWPKDPRLAEVGRFVKLTLENDIEGYTLLLWNNVLQWPKDEYQVFLMQIRKALRNRKIHGYFVVRYVYGRKPESHEA; encoded by the exons ATGG ATCAGTTCCCCCAAGCCGAAGTAACAGCAACTGATCTCTCACCAACACAGCCAAAATGGGTCCCCCCAAATGTGCGTTTCGAGATCGACGACGCCACCGagacctggacctggaaaGACAACGCCTTTGATTTCGTCCACATGCGTTATCTCTTCGGGGCTATTCAGGACTGGACTGCTTTGTACCAACAAGCCTACCGTGTTTGTGCGCCGGGGGGCTGGGTTGAGTCTGTTGAAGCCGATATTCATTTTCGTAGTGATGATGGCACagctgaagaacaagaggtGTATAAGTTGTGCAACAAGCTGTATGAAGAGGGCGGTAAGGCGATTGGTAGACCGTTCTTTGTGAATGAGTTGCAACCAAAGGGGATGGAAGAAGCGAGGTTCGTGGACATCAAGACGGTGGACTACAAG ATCCCGATTGGGGATTGGCCCAAGGACCCAAGGCTAGCTGAGGTCGGCCGATTTGTCAAGCTGACATTGGAGAATGACATTGAAG GATATACTCTGCTGTTGTGGAATAATGTGCTGCAGTGGCCCAAGGACGAGTACCAGGTGTTCCTAATGCAGATCAGAAAGGCTCTCCGCAACCGCAAGATTCATGGTTATTTTGTGGTACGCTATGTGTACGGCCGTAAGCCAGAATCGCATGAGGCATAG